From a region of the Salinispira pacifica genome:
- a CDS encoding fibronectin type III domain-containing protein — protein MNRKSGMFSAVFLLIPALLLLVSSCSIIFKDLVTKPQITTHELEYYLDTTTNTGSFDQVTITWSEAKRAGYYDVQLIDRDSTAVWDFDRTEDNDTSFTDHGEKLGPDKFQPGKRYAYRVRGYSDFLDEEGPWSDDYDIRIPAFMPPWEVFPDIGTSGEITLSWAAQDLEDLSYVIRRGTDGEFGSFTQLAEVSGNSYSDDSVIAEQVYYYRVSAKHPEYGETPYFALQASAQ, from the coding sequence ATGAACCGGAAATCAGGAATGTTTTCTGCAGTTTTTCTTCTTATTCCAGCCCTGCTTTTGCTTGTATCTTCCTGCAGCATTATTTTCAAAGATTTGGTTACCAAACCTCAGATTACCACCCATGAACTGGAGTATTATCTTGATACTACAACCAACACCGGCAGCTTTGATCAAGTAACCATCACCTGGTCTGAAGCAAAACGGGCAGGGTATTATGATGTTCAGCTGATCGACCGGGACAGCACTGCGGTATGGGATTTTGACAGAACAGAGGATAATGATACCAGCTTTACCGATCACGGAGAAAAACTCGGTCCCGACAAATTTCAACCGGGAAAGAGATATGCATACAGAGTCCGGGGATATTCAGATTTTCTGGATGAAGAAGGCCCCTGGTCCGACGACTATGACATTCGAATTCCTGCGTTTATGCCCCCATGGGAGGTATTTCCCGATATTGGCACATCAGGCGAAATTACCCTGAGTTGGGCAGCTCAGGATCTTGAGGACTTAAGCTATGTCATTCGCCGGGGTACAGACGGCGAATTTGGTAGTTTCACCCAGCTGGCTGAGGTAAGCGGAAACAGCTACAGTGATGATTCGGTGATTGCCGAACAGGTGTATTATTACCGGGTATCGGCCAAACATCCGGAGTACGGCGAGACGCCGTATTTTGCCCTGCAGGCATCGGCACAGTAG
- a CDS encoding caspase family protein, with amino-acid sequence MTVHTKKTGRYTTIRRAVLMGLIGLLWLTAVPAFGQESDSGSASGPIRRFGLFVGTNDGGSSRQELRWAVSDAIKLSRVLSEVGGILPGDGVVLENPGKRNVEQTFTRLSRIIDESSEDSRRVEFVFYYSGHSDETGLLLGDEHFAYQELRENINSVDADVSIAILDSCASGAFTRTKGGVRTQPFLLDDSSSMSGHAFITSSSADELAQESDRIEASFFTHYMVSALRGAADHSGDRKVTLNEAYEYAFNETLSVTSSSLSGPQHPSYNINLSGSGDLVLTDLSNPVSSVVLDEEIAGRVYVKNGRRNIVAEINKPADKILEIALDPGIYHLELSDSSGSAWNHSFNLSYRSQKFLVAGDFYPLEQEQNRSRGGSPSEPFMDEDTEIAQSSEGARAVPAPYDDVTNADGSTSPAPSASDESSGDNSGRPSGEDDFFAVEDDFFTTEEDFFSDKDDFFSETTPSTEAAQPEPDESGNRKEPETGLKTGSKTAGGIEKTPADETVSPRPVTLSYHPFYVSAVPGISYPVMEGRSVQSTFAYSPLILDLGGLAGLASAGIFTTLYENSSGVMSSGIGNVSRRNFTGVQSAGIFNTAEGSITGVQTAGVFNTSMERSSAAQVAGVFNVADEPLSGAQLAGVFNTADHQMNGVQAAGVFNSTGLMNGVQVAGVFNGSRRINGAQLSTVNITEDGAGAQIGVLNIARGEMKGIQLGVINISNDLYGIPIGLFSWVKKGIHDIGWWVENDTHHFLGIANGSRNFYTTLYGGILPVNGVDQLEDLTMGFGWGTRLKFRPLYADLEISIRRGSVGDNANQRLASIFDPENRYTYPSAKAVVGLQFLGMGFYMGVNADLELEPGLTGGYSQYNGPGGGSYEIPGFGTVHNRFTLGFRL; translated from the coding sequence ATGACCGTTCATACCAAAAAGACAGGACGATATACAACAATCCGCAGGGCGGTTCTCATGGGATTGATCGGCCTGCTGTGGCTCACGGCAGTGCCGGCCTTCGGTCAGGAGAGCGATTCAGGCTCGGCCAGCGGACCCATCCGCCGTTTCGGGCTCTTCGTGGGAACCAACGACGGCGGCAGCTCCCGGCAGGAACTACGATGGGCAGTCAGCGACGCCATTAAACTCTCCCGGGTTCTTTCAGAAGTGGGCGGCATTCTGCCGGGAGACGGAGTGGTTCTGGAAAATCCCGGAAAGCGGAATGTGGAGCAGACATTTACCCGCCTGAGCCGGATTATCGATGAAAGCAGTGAGGACTCAAGACGGGTTGAGTTCGTGTTCTATTATTCCGGACACTCCGATGAGACAGGGCTGCTTCTGGGCGATGAGCATTTCGCATACCAGGAGCTCCGGGAGAATATCAACAGCGTGGATGCGGATGTGAGCATTGCGATTCTGGACTCCTGCGCATCAGGAGCATTTACCCGCACAAAAGGCGGAGTGCGAACCCAGCCATTTCTGCTGGATGACAGTTCCAGCATGAGCGGGCATGCGTTTATCACCTCCAGCTCTGCGGATGAACTTGCCCAGGAGTCAGACCGGATTGAAGCGTCATTTTTCACCCATTACATGGTTTCTGCTCTCAGAGGGGCAGCTGATCACTCGGGGGACCGGAAAGTCACATTAAATGAGGCGTATGAGTATGCGTTCAACGAAACTCTTTCGGTCACCAGCAGCAGCCTTTCGGGTCCACAGCACCCCTCCTACAATATTAATCTCAGCGGTTCGGGAGACCTTGTGCTCACCGATCTCAGCAATCCGGTAAGCTCGGTGGTGCTGGATGAGGAGATTGCCGGTAGAGTGTATGTAAAGAACGGACGGAGAAATATCGTAGCAGAGATCAACAAACCTGCGGATAAAATTCTTGAAATTGCATTGGATCCGGGTATCTACCATCTGGAACTCAGCGACAGCAGCGGATCCGCCTGGAACCACTCTTTTAATCTTTCCTACAGAAGCCAGAAGTTTCTGGTTGCCGGAGATTTTTATCCTCTGGAGCAGGAACAGAACCGCAGCAGAGGAGGAAGCCCATCCGAACCCTTTATGGATGAGGACACGGAAATTGCACAATCATCCGAAGGGGCCCGGGCTGTGCCGGCACCATATGATGACGTTACAAACGCCGATGGATCAACTTCACCGGCACCGTCCGCCTCTGATGAGTCTTCCGGGGACAACAGCGGCCGGCCGTCTGGGGAGGATGACTTTTTTGCGGTGGAAGATGATTTTTTCACCACCGAAGAGGATTTTTTCAGCGATAAAGATGACTTCTTCTCCGAAACCACCCCTTCCACCGAAGCTGCTCAGCCTGAGCCCGATGAAAGCGGCAACCGCAAGGAACCGGAAACCGGGCTGAAAACCGGCAGCAAGACGGCCGGGGGTATTGAAAAGACTCCCGCCGACGAGACCGTTTCCCCCCGGCCGGTTACACTCAGTTATCATCCATTCTACGTCTCTGCAGTTCCGGGAATCTCGTATCCCGTGATGGAGGGCAGATCGGTTCAAAGCACCTTCGCCTACAGTCCCCTCATCCTGGACCTGGGCGGGCTGGCGGGCCTGGCATCAGCAGGAATATTCACCACTCTTTATGAGAACAGCAGCGGGGTGATGAGTTCGGGAATCGGTAACGTGAGCCGCAGGAATTTCACCGGGGTGCAATCTGCGGGTATTTTCAACACTGCCGAGGGAAGCATCACCGGCGTACAGACCGCCGGGGTGTTCAATACCAGCATGGAACGCTCAAGCGCCGCCCAGGTTGCAGGGGTCTTCAATGTGGCGGACGAGCCCCTGAGCGGCGCCCAGCTTGCCGGGGTCTTCAATACGGCGGATCACCAGATGAACGGCGTACAGGCGGCGGGAGTGTTTAACTCAACCGGTCTGATGAACGGCGTACAGGTCGCCGGTGTATTCAACGGCAGCCGCAGAATCAACGGAGCACAGCTGTCCACGGTGAACATCACCGAAGATGGAGCCGGTGCGCAAATCGGGGTTCTGAACATCGCACGGGGTGAAATGAAGGGCATCCAACTGGGGGTAATCAACATCTCCAACGATCTCTACGGTATTCCCATCGGATTGTTCAGCTGGGTAAAAAAAGGCATTCATGATATCGGCTGGTGGGTGGAAAATGATACTCATCATTTCCTGGGAATCGCCAACGGCAGCAGGAACTTCTATACAACCCTGTACGGGGGAATCCTGCCTGTGAACGGTGTGGATCAGCTTGAGGATCTCACCATGGGATTCGGCTGGGGAACCCGGTTGAAGTTCCGTCCGCTCTACGCCGACCTGGAAATCTCCATTCGCCGGGGAAGCGTTGGCGACAATGCCAACCAGCGTCTGGCAAGCATCTTTGATCCTGAAAACCGTTACACCTATCCTTCAGCCAAGGCGGTTGTGGGACTGCAGTTCCTGGGAATGGGATTCTATATGGGGGTTAATGCCGACCTGGAACTTGAACCCGGCCTCACCGGAGGCTACAGCCAGTATAACGGTCCGGGGGGCGGTTCCTACGAAATCCCCGGATTCGGAACCGTGCACAACAGGTTCACCCTGGGGTTCAGATTATAG
- a CDS encoding RNA polymerase sigma factor: protein MNINIESYYEKYAPMVYRRCLGIVKNDEAAQDIMQDVFVNLLRFQNRLEHKGPSSLLYTMATNLSLNYLRSQKLRQHAAVEDQDPGWIDPSGETVLARHFLERLFAIDDDKTRIIAWLHYVDKYTLEETASHVGMSVSGIRKRLRKLQSRGKALKEA from the coding sequence GTGAATATCAATATTGAAAGCTATTATGAAAAATACGCCCCCATGGTGTACCGCCGCTGTCTCGGCATTGTGAAGAATGATGAGGCAGCCCAGGATATTATGCAGGATGTATTTGTAAATCTCCTGCGCTTTCAGAACCGGCTGGAGCATAAGGGACCGTCCAGCCTTCTGTACACCATGGCAACCAATTTGAGCCTGAACTACCTCAGGTCACAGAAACTTCGACAGCATGCGGCGGTTGAGGATCAGGACCCCGGATGGATAGATCCAAGCGGAGAAACGGTTCTGGCCCGCCATTTCCTGGAGCGGCTCTTTGCGATTGATGATGACAAAACCAGAATCATTGCATGGCTCCATTATGTTGATAAGTACACCCTGGAGGAAACCGCTTCTCACGTCGGGATGTCCGTCTCGGGTATCCGCAAACGCCTGAGAAAACTGCAGTCCAGGGGAAAAGCCCTGAAGGAGGCTTGA
- a CDS encoding bifunctional 4-hydroxy-2-oxoglutarate aldolase/2-dehydro-3-deoxy-phosphogluconate aldolase, producing MSLFEKIAEYRIIPVLNLPEPQPAIRLAQLFLEEGLPVMEITFRNSGASQVIRAVRERFPEMLLGAGTVRQPEQLDDALEAGVDFLVSPSLVPGVIRSWDAMRSNGAAPPPYIPGIATVREAEEALEYGLTLLKFFPASVSGGPGMLKAIKATHPELKFIPTGGINLENLSDYLKLPNVTACGASSVFNRSAFESGDIEAVRERIRDFLTVRGISLPE from the coding sequence ATGAGTCTTTTTGAAAAAATTGCGGAATACCGGATAATTCCGGTGCTGAATCTTCCGGAGCCCCAGCCGGCCATCCGTCTTGCCCAGCTGTTTCTGGAAGAGGGACTGCCTGTAATGGAAATTACGTTCCGGAATTCCGGAGCATCTCAGGTGATCCGGGCTGTCCGTGAGCGTTTTCCGGAAATGCTCCTGGGCGCCGGTACGGTGAGGCAGCCGGAACAGCTGGATGATGCCCTGGAAGCGGGGGTGGATTTTCTGGTTTCACCCAGTCTTGTCCCCGGGGTTATCCGTTCCTGGGATGCCATGCGCAGCAATGGAGCGGCCCCTCCTCCCTACATACCCGGGATCGCCACGGTCAGGGAGGCGGAGGAGGCTCTGGAATACGGCTTAACGCTGCTCAAATTTTTTCCTGCTTCTGTATCCGGAGGTCCGGGGATGCTCAAGGCCATCAAGGCCACCCATCCGGAATTGAAATTTATTCCAACCGGAGGCATCAATCTTGAAAATCTGTCGGATTATCTGAAGCTGCCGAATGTGACTGCATGCGGAGCAAGTTCGGTTTTCAACCGTTCGGCCTTCGAATCCGGAGATATTGAGGCAGTGCGGGAGAGAATCCGGGATTTCCTGACGGTCCGGGGAATCAGTCTCCCTGAATGA